In Melopsittacus undulatus isolate bMelUnd1 chromosome 6, bMelUnd1.mat.Z, whole genome shotgun sequence, the following proteins share a genomic window:
- the LOC101868310 gene encoding CKLF-like MARVEL transmembrane domain-containing protein 5 gives MGQQELDGAFELGFLRTPKGLLLGAELVLCGAVVGLLAPPAPPTLAPALLQALAVAAALGGRLLRNPPRLPHGYGPCLDLLRAVSGTIIFLVVALVALAASRDALAATTFTFSLILSFLFAFDAFVTYRVEVAPAVGQDPDVDSA, from the exons atggggcagcaggagctggacgGAGCCTTCGAGCTGGGGTTCCTGCGCACTCCcaaggggctgctgctgggggctgaGCTG GTGCTGTGTGGAGCAGTTGTGGGGCTGCTGGCCCCCCCTGCACCTCCCACActggctccagctctgcttcaagccCTGGCAGTGGCAGCAGCGCTGGGGGGGCGGCTGCTGAGGAACCCCCCTCGTCTGCCCCACGGCTATGGGCCCTGCCTG GACCTCCTCCGGGCTGTCAGCGGGACCATTATCTTCCTCGTTGTGGCTCTGGTGGCCCTGGCTGCCTCCCGAGATGCCTTGGCTGCCACCACCTTC ACTTTCAGCCTtatcctctccttcctcttcgCCTTTGACGCCTTTGTCACATATCGTGTTGAGGTGGCCCCAGCGGTGGGACAGG ACCCTGATGTGGACTCAGCCTAA